One genomic region from Metallosphaera tengchongensis encodes:
- a CDS encoding zinc ribbon domain-containing protein, with translation MKKLWVCHKCGTKVERVAYRYFRCVDCGYEDDLDVIAVMNLYGSPLPSRLPPHEGCCYESMGETRHCVEEVRDVRITHEKVYESIN, from the coding sequence ATGAAAAAGCTCTGGGTTTGCCATAAGTGCGGTACTAAGGTGGAGAGAGTAGCTTATAGGTACTTCCGTTGTGTTGACTGCGGTTATGAGGACGACCTTGACGTCATCGCGGTCATGAACTTGTATGGGAGTCCTCTTCCCTCTCGACTGCCCCCACATGAGGGATGTTGCTACGAGTCGATGGGGGAAACTCGCCATTGCGTGGAGGAAGTCAGAGATGTTAGAATTACTCACGAAAAAGTTTATGAGAGCATCAACTGA
- a CDS encoding class I SAM-dependent methyltransferase encodes MPVYYPVRRMGITLEEEEFIARRLQQISVDGEVLDVGCGNCMIPILLAKKWGKRIHAADIWDEFPMEQAMKNAKEEGVELTFMKISRPDIVLPFQDSSLEMVYSVMFVYNLRKEERQKLFSEVHRVLKKGGLFLIVDPVIVRRERKELVNFSEVSYREENALFYYLTRK; translated from the coding sequence ATGCCCGTCTACTACCCTGTGAGAAGGATGGGGATAACGCTTGAGGAGGAGGAATTCATAGCTAGGAGGCTACAACAAATATCTGTAGATGGGGAGGTTCTAGATGTAGGTTGCGGAAACTGTATGATTCCCATCCTGTTGGCTAAGAAGTGGGGTAAAAGGATCCACGCGGCTGACATATGGGACGAGTTCCCAATGGAGCAGGCTATGAAGAACGCTAAGGAGGAGGGAGTGGAACTAACTTTCATGAAAATATCGAGACCAGATATAGTCCTCCCATTCCAGGACTCCTCTCTGGAAATGGTGTATTCTGTGATGTTCGTTTATAACTTGAGGAAAGAGGAGAGACAGAAACTTTTCTCAGAAGTGCACAGGGTCCTGAAGAAGGGAGGTCTTTTCCTCATAGTAGATCCTGTGATAGTAAGGAGGGAGAGGAAGGAACTGGTTAATTTCTCTGAGGTCTCGTACAGGGAGGAGAACGCCCTCTTCTATTACCTAACTAGAAAGTAA
- a CDS encoding NADP-dependent isocitrate dehydrogenase, whose amino-acid sequence MSVGEDGDRITFDMGRWIVPKRPVVLYIEGDGIGPEIVNSAIQVINKAVEKAYGSDKEIKWVEALAGEKAVTKVNDRFPKETQEMLMKYRVVLKGPLETPIGKGWKSVNVAIRLMLDLYANIRPVKYIEGLESPLKEPNKVDMIIFRENTDDLYRGIEYTYNSEEAKKIRSFLRDQLKVEVEDDTGIGIKVISKYKTERITRMALKYAVEHGRKRVTIMHKGNVLKYTEGAFRDWAYDLAKTEFRDKIVTEEEVNSQYSGSVPEGKILVNDRIADNMFQQIITRPNEYDVILAPNLNGDYISDAAGALIGNIGMLGGANIGDSGGMFEAIHGTAPKYKGKNVANPTGIIKGAELMLRFMGWNEAADLVEKSVLTAISRKKVTQDLARFMGVKALSTTEYTQELIQIMETI is encoded by the coding sequence ATGAGCGTTGGGGAAGATGGAGATAGGATCACCTTCGATATGGGAAGGTGGATTGTTCCTAAGAGACCCGTTGTTCTTTATATAGAGGGAGATGGGATAGGGCCAGAAATTGTGAACTCCGCAATCCAGGTAATAAATAAGGCAGTGGAGAAGGCTTACGGTTCGGACAAAGAGATAAAGTGGGTTGAGGCTTTAGCGGGCGAGAAGGCCGTTACCAAGGTCAACGATAGGTTTCCAAAGGAAACCCAGGAGATGCTCATGAAATACAGAGTAGTACTGAAAGGGCCTTTGGAGACCCCAATAGGGAAGGGGTGGAAGTCGGTAAACGTCGCCATAAGGCTTATGCTCGATCTATATGCCAACATAAGACCGGTCAAGTACATAGAAGGCTTGGAGTCACCCCTGAAGGAGCCAAACAAGGTGGATATGATCATCTTCAGGGAAAATACCGATGACCTGTACAGGGGGATCGAGTACACTTACAATAGTGAGGAGGCTAAGAAGATAAGATCGTTCTTAAGGGACCAGTTAAAGGTAGAGGTAGAGGACGACACGGGGATAGGGATCAAGGTTATCAGTAAGTACAAGACCGAGAGGATAACCAGAATGGCCCTAAAGTATGCGGTGGAACACGGAAGGAAAAGGGTTACCATAATGCATAAGGGAAACGTGCTGAAGTATACGGAAGGGGCCTTTAGGGACTGGGCCTACGATTTGGCCAAGACTGAATTTAGGGACAAAATAGTTACAGAAGAAGAGGTAAACTCTCAGTACTCAGGGAGCGTGCCTGAAGGAAAGATCCTAGTTAACGATAGAATAGCCGATAACATGTTCCAACAGATAATAACTAGGCCGAACGAATACGATGTAATTCTCGCCCCTAACTTGAACGGGGATTACATTTCAGACGCTGCTGGTGCCCTAATAGGCAACATAGGTATGCTAGGCGGAGCCAACATAGGGGACTCTGGGGGGATGTTCGAGGCCATCCACGGGACAGCTCCCAAGTATAAAGGGAAGAACGTGGCCAACCCAACTGGAATAATAAAGGGGGCAGAGCTCATGTTGAGATTTATGGGATGGAATGAGGCAGCCGACCTTGTAGAAAAGTCCGTGTTAACAGCTATCTCCAGGAAGAAGGTAACTCAGGATCTGGCTAGGTTCATGGGCGTTAAAGCCCTTAGTACCACTGAGTACACGCAGGAACTGATTCAAATAATGGAGACCATCTGA
- a CDS encoding Cdc6/Cdc18 family protein has protein sequence MIREALKGGKGEVIRNPKVFIDPLSVFTDIPFREDIIREAAIAVRYFVKNDVKFSNLFLGLTGTGKTFVVKYIYNEIEEVKKEDQDYSGVRQVYLNSREVGGTPQAVLSVIAERLTNSFVPRHGVNLGEYIDKIKSVLKGKKAIVYLDEVDTLVKRRGGDIVLYQLLRADADVSVIMISNDINVRDYMEPRVLSSLGPSVIFKPYDAVQLKEILAKYANYGLIDGTYNDEILSYIAAISAREHGDARKAVNLLFRSAQLASGIGFIKKEHVDKAIIEYEQERLFEAIKSLPFHYKLALRAIVMADDVVTAHKIYSRYCDKLKQKPLSYRRFSDIVSELDMFGIVKIKIMNRGRAGGIRKYVEVQDKEKIVKALEENLTEEMGYEYDEKPDMETG, from the coding sequence GTGATAAGGGAAGCTCTGAAGGGGGGAAAGGGAGAAGTAATCAGAAACCCTAAGGTATTCATTGATCCCCTCTCGGTCTTTACTGACATACCTTTCAGGGAAGATATAATTAGGGAGGCAGCAATAGCTGTAAGGTATTTCGTTAAAAATGACGTCAAGTTTTCAAACCTCTTTCTAGGCCTGACGGGAACTGGTAAGACGTTCGTGGTGAAGTACATTTACAACGAAATAGAAGAGGTGAAGAAGGAAGACCAGGACTACAGCGGGGTTAGGCAGGTTTATTTGAACTCCAGAGAAGTCGGAGGAACCCCTCAGGCTGTTCTCTCGGTTATAGCTGAGAGGCTAACCAACAGTTTCGTCCCTAGACACGGAGTAAACCTAGGCGAATACATTGATAAGATAAAGAGCGTGTTGAAGGGAAAGAAGGCCATAGTGTACCTAGACGAGGTGGACACTCTCGTGAAAAGGAGAGGGGGAGACATAGTCCTATATCAGCTCTTAAGGGCTGACGCCGACGTCTCAGTCATAATGATTAGTAACGACATTAACGTGAGGGATTACATGGAACCGAGGGTTTTGTCCTCCCTGGGCCCTTCGGTGATCTTTAAACCCTATGATGCTGTCCAGCTCAAAGAAATACTAGCCAAGTACGCGAACTACGGTCTCATAGACGGGACATATAACGATGAGATTCTTTCGTATATTGCAGCCATATCCGCGAGGGAACACGGGGATGCCAGGAAAGCCGTCAACCTCCTGTTTAGATCAGCCCAGTTGGCCTCCGGTATAGGCTTTATAAAGAAGGAGCACGTGGACAAGGCAATTATAGAGTATGAGCAGGAGAGGTTATTTGAGGCGATAAAGTCACTTCCTTTCCACTATAAGCTGGCACTTAGGGCAATTGTGATGGCTGATGACGTGGTGACTGCCCACAAGATATATTCAAGATATTGCGACAAACTAAAGCAGAAACCCTTGTCCTACAGGAGGTTCTCAGACATTGTCTCAGAACTAGATATGTTCGGGATCGTGAAGATAAAGATAATGAACAGAGGGAGGGCAGGGGGGATAAGGAAGTACGTGGAGGTTCAAGACAAAGAGAAGATCGTGAAGGCGTTGGAGGAGAACTTGACGGAGGAGATGGGATACGAGTACGACGAGAAACCAGATATGGAAACGGGTTAA
- a CDS encoding 4a-hydroxytetrahydrobiopterin dehydratase — protein sequence MAKLSEQEIEAALKRLSGWKLENGTLVKEFKFSDFAESVRFLTRVQPVADSLDHHPDVCIYYNRVVVHLTTHDEGGITQLDVKLAEKLDDLAKLH from the coding sequence ATGGCTAAGTTATCGGAACAGGAAATCGAGGCCGCTCTCAAAAGATTAAGCGGTTGGAAGCTTGAAAATGGTACGCTAGTTAAGGAGTTTAAGTTTTCTGACTTCGCCGAATCCGTCAGATTTCTGACAAGAGTTCAGCCAGTAGCGGACTCACTAGACCATCACCCAGACGTGTGCATCTATTACAATAGAGTTGTAGTCCATCTCACTACCCATGACGAAGGGGGGATAACCCAGTTAGACGTGAAGCTTGCAGAGAAACTTGACGACTTAGCTAAGCTACACTGA
- a CDS encoding gamma-glutamylcyclotransferase produces MYIFVYGSLRYGFELHHYLRRSRFVGLGYAEGFEMYNLGGYPGVVKGDGRVWGEVYEINQETLARLDQVEGYEGLEDDLYVRETTTVYFDEQRQHKLSGVYLYIYNQPTKEKDQITSGDYSRWIGMPVVTNLFAYAENTNYEVLRERGVREILREINAYLPGYKVVFNVPCKYGVCANLAKDEKGKVCGYVYMMMEDYLNSLDKAEGHLIRYIRKTVKVYDTEGKEYFGVAYASDEGHSEGTPSREYVNLILEGLQRRWKGSCVSTGLVS; encoded by the coding sequence ATGTACATCTTCGTTTACGGAAGCTTAAGGTACGGTTTCGAGCTTCATCATTACCTTAGGAGGTCCAGGTTTGTTGGACTAGGTTACGCTGAGGGCTTTGAGATGTATAATCTAGGTGGATATCCAGGAGTCGTGAAGGGAGACGGAAGGGTATGGGGAGAGGTTTATGAGATTAATCAAGAGACGTTAGCCAGACTAGACCAAGTGGAGGGTTATGAGGGCTTAGAGGATGACCTCTACGTTAGGGAGACTACAACTGTATATTTCGATGAACAGAGGCAACACAAGCTCAGTGGAGTCTACCTTTACATCTACAACCAACCCACGAAGGAGAAGGATCAAATCACTTCAGGGGATTACTCGCGATGGATAGGAATGCCAGTAGTGACAAATCTCTTCGCTTACGCCGAGAATACCAACTACGAAGTTCTAAGGGAAAGGGGAGTGAGGGAGATCTTAAGAGAAATCAACGCTTACCTACCTGGATACAAGGTAGTTTTCAACGTACCGTGCAAGTATGGTGTTTGCGCGAACCTGGCCAAGGATGAGAAAGGAAAGGTCTGCGGTTACGTCTATATGATGATGGAGGACTATCTAAACTCCTTGGACAAGGCTGAGGGACATCTCATAAGATACATAAGGAAAACCGTAAAGGTTTACGATACGGAAGGTAAGGAATATTTCGGTGTCGCATATGCCTCGGATGAGGGGCATTCTGAGGGAACCCCTTCGAGGGAATACGTCAACCTTATACTTGAAGGTTTACAAAGGCGTTGGAAGGGATCTTGCGTGAGTACAGGGCTTGTCAGTTAA
- a CDS encoding NfeD family protein: MAHAYVIPVIIIIVLIIALILTGYISDPIVVVPSLAIIGFLSYRMIYVIAKTRKRNLFTYQGKTGKAVDDIKRGEAGYVIVDGEYWEAIALEDIRKGEEIKVEGMRDLKLLVKKRVDEAII, encoded by the coding sequence GTGGCTCACGCGTATGTAATACCTGTAATAATCATTATTGTGTTAATCATAGCTTTAATTCTGACTGGTTACATTTCAGACCCCATTGTGGTTGTGCCGTCCTTAGCCATTATCGGCTTTCTTTCCTATAGGATGATATACGTCATCGCTAAGACCAGAAAGAGGAACCTGTTCACCTACCAGGGGAAAACTGGAAAGGCAGTTGACGATATAAAGAGGGGAGAAGCCGGTTACGTTATAGTTGATGGAGAGTACTGGGAAGCAATAGCCCTTGAGGATATAAGGAAAGGGGAGGAGATCAAAGTAGAGGGCATGAGAGATTTAAAGCTTCTTGTTAAAAAGAGAGTTGATGAAGCTATCATTTGA
- a CDS encoding thermopsin family protease, producing the protein MNFLSLFVVSLLLIVAVTPSVGLLAVGQTQISLPVGMSYFSLFSVEYTPYVVGTVNISSLSIGRSYIAGQPFQYGNASLQLNAMLNGSYWAQNVMLFQEVGNNTFRVSLIVNFWNLSGPFLNLVQNTTTFQGLGVYCYYGPSINLTLPASISLFMNSSHSLQFGFMIDGKRTVYLTLPFSGYFKLGGLSANGLPNDLELVWGGPGGGSEVNMVAHATEELQFLSEDKLTIVPSALSVGLDTAESAYGIASSPNLGNIQSPFDVINRGVNSPSVLWPVPPKVDLIQQNQTVTVKLSYGNFTFPNQEVELKVLKGLSLTTLYANFTNSSGEVKFTNVTENFYEVYFPGNYSLSQSSALSSPTLNHVINETSTLFDSLVKFLETYNFKKALSSDFNHVKYQGKTQVNYLLLEVIGGLTAGILISAVLQRKGYRW; encoded by the coding sequence ATGAACTTTTTATCGCTCTTCGTAGTATCCCTTCTGCTTATTGTGGCAGTAACTCCTTCGGTTGGGCTGTTAGCTGTGGGACAGACCCAAATATCTCTACCTGTGGGGATGTCGTATTTCTCCCTATTCTCTGTGGAGTACACTCCATACGTTGTGGGAACAGTCAACATTTCTTCCCTATCCATCGGTAGGTCATATATAGCCGGGCAACCCTTTCAGTACGGTAACGCTTCCCTTCAGCTTAACGCGATGCTTAACGGATCCTACTGGGCCCAAAATGTTATGCTTTTCCAAGAGGTGGGTAACAATACCTTTAGGGTCAGCCTCATAGTGAACTTCTGGAATTTATCTGGGCCTTTCCTCAACCTAGTTCAGAACACTACAACTTTCCAAGGTCTAGGGGTTTACTGCTACTATGGCCCTTCCATCAACTTGACTTTGCCAGCTTCAATCTCCCTCTTCATGAATTCCTCTCACTCTCTCCAGTTCGGCTTCATGATAGACGGGAAAAGAACAGTTTACCTAACCTTGCCCTTTTCAGGTTACTTCAAACTAGGAGGCCTATCCGCTAACGGTCTTCCAAACGACTTGGAGCTCGTATGGGGAGGACCAGGAGGAGGTAGCGAGGTAAACATGGTGGCACACGCAACGGAGGAGTTGCAGTTCCTTAGCGAAGACAAATTAACTATAGTCCCATCAGCCCTCTCGGTTGGGCTCGACACCGCAGAATCAGCGTACGGAATTGCCTCGTCCCCCAACCTCGGGAATATTCAGTCTCCCTTCGATGTTATTAACCGGGGGGTTAATTCACCATCGGTTCTCTGGCCTGTCCCACCAAAGGTAGACCTAATCCAGCAAAATCAGACCGTGACAGTTAAGCTCTCCTATGGAAACTTCACTTTCCCTAACCAAGAGGTGGAGTTAAAGGTTCTTAAGGGTTTGTCCCTCACTACCCTTTACGCAAATTTTACCAACTCCTCCGGGGAGGTAAAGTTTACGAACGTGACAGAGAACTTCTATGAGGTCTATTTCCCAGGTAATTATTCCCTATCTCAGTCCTCTGCCCTCTCGTCTCCCACGTTGAACCACGTTATAAATGAAACCTCCACCCTTTTCGATTCTTTGGTGAAGTTCTTAGAGACTTATAACTTCAAGAAGGCGTTGAGCTCTGACTTCAATCACGTAAAGTACCAAGGTAAAACTCAGGTTAACTACCTACTTCTGGAGGTCATTGGTGGCTTAACCGCGGGGATACTAATTTCCGCAGTTCTTCAGAGGAAAGGTTATAGGTGGTAG
- a CDS encoding slipin family protein — protein sequence MSLITDAIGLVFLLIIILVFVSLSLRIVREWERAVVLRLGRILAMKGPGIIFLIPFVDRPMVVDLRVRTVEIPPQTTITRDNVTVSIDAVVYYKVVDPMKAVSMVANYNAAVLNISQTSLRDIIGQMELDEVLSKREEINKKLQEILDSYTEAWGVKVTAVTVRDIKLSPDLLTAIAKQAEAERLRRAKVILSEGERQASTILAEASKSYQTNPMALQLRFLETLSDISQRGGLIVVVPAEKEIYPTLSTSLALVNSLKKMESPGSKGGS from the coding sequence ATGTCTTTAATAACAGACGCAATCGGTTTAGTCTTCCTTTTAATCATCATACTGGTATTTGTATCTTTATCCCTTAGGATAGTTAGGGAATGGGAGAGGGCTGTCGTCCTGAGGCTCGGGAGGATCTTAGCAATGAAGGGGCCTGGAATAATCTTCCTTATTCCTTTCGTGGACAGACCCATGGTGGTTGACCTCAGGGTAAGGACTGTGGAAATCCCTCCTCAAACAACCATAACTAGGGACAACGTGACGGTATCCATTGACGCAGTAGTCTACTACAAGGTGGTGGATCCAATGAAGGCGGTCTCCATGGTAGCCAATTACAACGCAGCTGTACTGAACATTTCGCAGACCTCATTAAGGGACATTATTGGTCAAATGGAACTTGATGAAGTCCTGAGCAAGAGGGAGGAGATAAACAAGAAGTTACAAGAGATTTTAGACTCCTACACTGAGGCATGGGGAGTCAAGGTGACAGCTGTGACCGTGAGGGACATAAAGCTTTCCCCTGATTTACTTACAGCCATAGCGAAACAGGCAGAAGCGGAAAGGCTCAGGAGAGCTAAGGTGATACTAAGTGAAGGTGAGAGACAGGCGTCGACTATATTGGCTGAAGCGTCCAAGTCCTACCAGACTAACCCCATGGCCCTTCAATTGAGGTTCCTTGAGACACTCTCTGATATATCCCAACGTGGAGGACTTATAGTGGTAGTTCCAGCCGAGAAGGAGATTTACCCAACTCTCTCCACATCTTTAGCTTTAGTGAACAGTCTTAAAAAAATGGAAAGCCCAGGATCTAAGGGAGGAAGTTGA
- a CDS encoding cobalt-precorrin-4/precorrin-4 C(11)-methyltransferase, whose protein sequence is MRKVTILGVGPGDPELLTIKAMKRIEECEVIFFTGSLISDEVKALFKCKKIFDTSSMTMEEIINETKKEVEMGKKVCIAHDGDPFIYGAISEEINRLAKEGIEVEIVPGISSFQLSASLLGIELTCPGGPQSVIITRLPYRTDYERRLVLDRNSTVVVFLSIHLINLVEEQLLRVFPPDFPVAVVYRAGWQDQKILRGELSNLEKMVKDNKITKTALIIVSECLKYTGKRSNLYSPDFVHSFRGLK, encoded by the coding sequence TTGAGAAAAGTCACAATACTGGGAGTAGGACCAGGTGATCCAGAGCTACTTACCATCAAGGCCATGAAGAGGATAGAGGAATGTGAAGTAATTTTCTTCACCGGTTCCTTGATAAGCGATGAAGTGAAAGCCCTATTCAAGTGTAAGAAAATCTTTGACACGTCCTCAATGACCATGGAGGAGATAATCAACGAGACCAAAAAGGAAGTAGAAATGGGAAAGAAGGTCTGTATAGCCCACGACGGGGATCCATTTATTTACGGTGCCATTAGCGAGGAGATCAACCGGCTCGCTAAAGAGGGGATCGAAGTTGAGATAGTTCCTGGGATAAGCTCATTCCAACTCTCGGCGTCCCTCCTAGGCATTGAGCTCACTTGCCCTGGAGGACCCCAATCCGTGATTATTACAAGGCTTCCCTATAGGACAGACTACGAGAGGAGACTAGTCTTGGACAGGAACTCCACAGTGGTGGTTTTCCTCTCAATACACCTCATTAACCTAGTGGAGGAGCAACTATTGAGGGTCTTCCCGCCCGATTTTCCTGTTGCAGTAGTGTACAGAGCGGGGTGGCAAGACCAAAAAATTTTGAGGGGAGAGCTGAGTAACCTTGAGAAGATGGTGAAGGACAATAAAATCACTAAGACTGCCCTAATCATAGTCAGCGAGTGTTTAAAGTATACCGGTAAAAGGAGTAATCTTTACTCTCCAGATTTCGTCCACTCTTTCAGGGGTTTGAAATGA
- a CDS encoding SAM-dependent methyltransferase — protein MKIVGVGIGPGDPDLLTLRALNVIKSSDVVVVPTSSRRITYNAVKPYLSDKEVIEFQLPVRGERRVYGDLVDSLKSYNNVAYVTLGDPAFYSSLYRLRQYAEIQQVIPGITSFSWCSSLNRIPIALGKERVLITPSPLLESGADTYVYMKGEVEGGIKCGNGYFTVTIKRSTQGV, from the coding sequence ATGAAGATAGTGGGAGTAGGAATTGGTCCAGGAGACCCTGACTTACTTACCCTGAGGGCCCTCAACGTTATAAAGAGCTCGGACGTCGTAGTTGTACCAACCTCTTCCAGGAGAATAACCTACAATGCTGTAAAGCCTTACCTAAGTGATAAGGAAGTTATTGAGTTCCAGTTACCGGTAAGGGGGGAGAGAAGGGTATATGGAGATCTCGTGGACTCACTCAAGTCTTACAACAACGTGGCGTATGTCACTTTAGGGGATCCAGCGTTCTACAGCTCCCTCTATAGACTTCGCCAATACGCAGAAATACAACAGGTCATACCCGGGATCACCTCTTTCTCGTGGTGCTCTTCACTAAACAGGATCCCGATAGCCCTTGGTAAGGAGAGGGTCCTGATCACGCCGAGTCCACTCCTGGAGAGTGGGGCAGATACCTACGTGTACATGAAAGGAGAAGTGGAAGGAGGTATAAAGTGTGGCAACGGTTACTTTACTGTAACTATCAAGAGATCAACCCAAGGCGTTTAA
- a CDS encoding S-methyl-5'-thioadenosine phosphorylase, protein MSQENKALIGVIGGSGLYDPGIFENTREIKVYTPFGEPSDLITLGELEGKTVAFLPRHGRRHRIPPHRINYRANIWALKELGVKFLISVSAVGSLNLSYKPGDFLVPDQFIDMTKGRQYTFYDGPVVAHVSMADPFCNSLRKVILKSAEKLGIVTHSKGTYICIEGPRFSTRAESLVWKEVFKADIIGMTLVPEVNLACEAQMCYATVAMITDYDVFADVPVTAEEVTKVMSDNTAKAKILLREVIRSLPDRPEGECSCCNSLKTALI, encoded by the coding sequence ATGTCACAAGAAAATAAGGCCCTGATAGGCGTAATAGGTGGATCTGGACTTTACGATCCAGGGATATTTGAAAATACTAGGGAAATAAAGGTCTATACTCCCTTTGGAGAGCCTAGCGATCTTATAACCTTGGGAGAGCTTGAAGGAAAAACCGTAGCTTTTCTACCTAGACATGGAAGGAGACATAGAATACCTCCACACAGGATAAATTACAGGGCAAACATATGGGCGTTAAAGGAACTGGGGGTTAAGTTCCTAATTTCAGTTTCAGCTGTAGGCAGCTTAAACCTTAGCTACAAGCCAGGGGACTTCTTAGTACCTGACCAGTTTATAGATATGACAAAGGGACGCCAGTATACCTTCTACGATGGCCCTGTAGTGGCTCACGTATCCATGGCCGATCCTTTCTGCAATTCCTTGAGGAAAGTCATTCTTAAGTCCGCGGAAAAATTAGGGATTGTCACACACAGTAAAGGAACCTACATATGCATTGAGGGACCCAGGTTTTCCACCAGGGCAGAGAGCTTGGTATGGAAAGAGGTGTTCAAGGCCGATATAATCGGGATGACGTTAGTTCCTGAAGTCAACCTGGCCTGTGAGGCCCAGATGTGTTACGCTACCGTGGCCATGATCACCGATTACGACGTATTTGCAGACGTACCTGTTACTGCGGAGGAGGTCACCAAGGTTATGTCAGATAACACCGCAAAGGCCAAGATATTGCTCAGGGAAGTTATAAGGTCTTTACCAGATAGACCAGAGGGAGAGTGTTCGTGTTGCAATTCCCTGAAGACAGCCCTGATTTGA
- the gdS-2 gene encoding hexaprenyl pyrophosphate synthase: MDLMEYWFKTRALIDNLVEDFLKGSQDWEVMEMSKYIMRDGKRFRGTLLFLFNEALGGEERDAYPGALATEILHSASLALDDIVDYDEIRRGMKAAWAVYTNRKVIFVSNYLIPTALKIISEYGDKALRISVDLWKDTAIGALKDMYGKEDEYIRVIELKTASLFKLPAALSSFSSKRREYLDSLLEVGKDLGIIYQIIDDYVDCVTQEREKLVGSAKQLYSLTSGRFESYVRLKYSAYKEHYENLIKSLPIKGELLDQLLALPDFLAFGLMGEAGIKNKIF, translated from the coding sequence TTGGACTTAATGGAATATTGGTTCAAAACCAGAGCCCTCATTGACAATTTGGTAGAGGACTTCCTGAAAGGATCGCAGGACTGGGAAGTCATGGAGATGTCAAAGTACATTATGAGGGACGGAAAGAGGTTCAGGGGAACCCTTCTCTTCCTCTTCAATGAAGCCCTAGGTGGAGAAGAAAGGGACGCTTACCCAGGAGCTCTAGCAACAGAGATATTACATTCAGCTTCCCTAGCTTTGGACGACATAGTTGATTACGATGAGATAAGGAGAGGTATGAAGGCAGCGTGGGCAGTGTACACCAACAGGAAGGTCATATTCGTATCAAATTACCTTATACCTACTGCCCTAAAAATAATATCCGAATATGGAGATAAGGCCCTGAGGATTAGTGTAGACCTTTGGAAGGACACAGCAATAGGTGCCCTTAAAGACATGTACGGTAAAGAGGACGAATACATCAGGGTTATAGAGCTCAAGACAGCCTCCCTGTTTAAGCTCCCAGCTGCGCTTTCGTCCTTCTCTTCCAAGAGAAGAGAGTACCTAGACTCCCTCCTAGAGGTAGGAAAGGACCTCGGCATAATATATCAAATAATCGACGACTACGTGGACTGCGTAACTCAGGAGAGGGAAAAACTTGTGGGGAGCGCCAAGCAGTTGTATTCACTCACATCGGGGAGGTTTGAGTCCTACGTTAGGCTGAAGTATAGTGCGTACAAGGAGCACTATGAGAACTTGATAAAGTCCCTACCCATTAAGGGAGAGTTGCTCGATCAACTTCTCGCCCTCCCCGACTTTTTAGCCTTTGGTCTCATGGGAGAAGCCGGAATAAAGAATAAAATATTTTAA